In the genome of Passer domesticus isolate bPasDom1 chromosome 2, bPasDom1.hap1, whole genome shotgun sequence, the window CCTGCTGACATAACTCCCATGACTCTGGTTGTCCCAAACCCCTCAGAACTGTCCTTGTCCTCCCTTGAACCTGGCCAGGACCCGTTCAGAGAGGGAGCTTCTGGGTCTGGCCTCAGCTGCCCCTTCCAGAGCCCCCAGTCCCCTCAGCAGTTCACACAACCACAGCTGGCTGGagaccctgtccctgctgcccacaaTGGGGCAGGACAAGTGGTCTCAGCAGCTGAGAGAAAGTGGCCAgatcaggagagaggagatgGAAATCTCCAGTGTATCCCAAAGCTGGGATGTCTGGATATGGAGCGGGGATCTTGAGGGAGGCTGCTTCCTAGAGCTACTGAGACctacagctctgctgcccctcACTGTTGCATGACTGGGCTGGGTGTTGGGCAGAGCCACAGTTTTCTGTGCACAGAAATCAGGCAACAGCTTTTGTGGTGTTGCTGTCAAGAAAAGGAAGAACCATTTCAGCCTGAGGCTGGTAACACAAAGGAACGGGCTGCCCAGTGTGTTTCAACGAGCCCTGAGGTTCAAGAGAGTTCTGGGCTACCAGGTCTAGTGCAAGATGTCCCAGGACACAGCAGGGCACTGCACTAGGTGATCTctgaagatcccttccaacccaaacaatccTATGGCGTTGGGATTCTTTGTCCCTTTCAAAaattccccagcactgccctggaaTGATCCCACCCCGCAGAGCCAgtgtccccctgcccctccctggggCACTCCATGAGTGAAAGCAGCACACTGACAACACTGGCTTCCCAGGGATTCTTTTAttagcagaaataaaattattattatgttACAAGGGGGAAATGCCCTTGGAGTCCAGGTACCAGCTGGAAAAGGGCTTGGCAAACTCAAGAGACTGTTGGAGGTCAGGGCCACATCACAACACTCCCAACATCGTGCCCCTCTTTGAAAATAAAGAGCAGGCTACGAGCCTGCAGCTCTTCCAGTggccttcccagcacagccagatgCTTCTTCCTATGAGGATAAGGCACCGTCTGGTTCTGCCGTGGTCACAACCATCTCCGGTGTCGGTGCCAGTGCCGGGAGATCCGATCAGCTGCCATGGAGCGGGGAATGCCAGCGTGACTGGGAAGAGCCTGCAGTGGTCAGCGATGGGGATGTCTTGTGCTTCCTGACACCAGCACCTGTCCTGCAACAGCAGCATTCCTTAACTCCAAGGATCATCCCAGGGGGACACACAGACCATCAGCCCTGAGCCCACAGACCCTGAAGCCCTGCAGTCTCTGCACAGAGCAATGGGACACGTTCCCTCCTCCAGCATGGAGAGGGATATCCAATCTCAGCTGAGGGGACAGTCCCCATTTCAAGGCCCTTCCAGGcacatccccagccctgcactgtcGGGCACCTCTCCCAACAGGGAGGCCTCCCATTGTCTTGCTGCCCCTTGACTCCTTTTGTCCCCTAGTCTTACCTGGAGGCCAGGACAGGGTCACCAGCTGGGCTGCCCCTCGCTGAGGTTGATCTGCTCCAGGATCTGGCTGTACCTCCGGGTCAGGGCGTTGGTGTCCCTGGTGAGGTGGGTGAGGACCTGCTGCAGGCCAGTCAGGTGGTGGGACAGGCGCTCCTCGAGCTGGGCATCCTGGGCCTCGTTGCTGTCCAAGGATGTGTCCACGTCGCTGTCGGCATCGCTGGGGCTCTGGTCACCGACAGAGGCCAGGCCTTTCTCCACCATGGGCTTGATGGCCTTGAGCAGCTGGTAGCGCTCGTAGAGGTCCGTGcggctctctgcagccggggctgcccccTCCTGCTGCGGGAAGACCCCTCGGAGCAGGCTGGGGAACAtcacctcctgctccatctTCTGGGTGGCTGAGAAGTACTGCTCCATGGCCCTTCTGCTAcagctctggcagtgctgctctgggctcttcTGACAGTGTcacctgctccctgtccccgcAGGGGCTTTTTATGCAGTGCTGGGGCACATCCCTCCCCTGCTGTCCTCCCCTGCCAGCCAGGCTTGGGCTGGATGCCCTTGGGGTCGGGCTTGGCTCCAACCCAGCTGGaggctgggccctgctgtgtccctggctcTGTGCAATCTTTCCCGGCCCAGCCTCCCCGTGGCCTTCACCCGAGCTGGCCGGGGGTCCTGATGCCTCCCCATGCCAGGAACTACGGGGGATAGCAAGGAGGAGAGGTGCCCTGGGTCTCTCCCATCCTCTCCTGTGTTAGCTCAATCCCCCAACACGATCAGAACTGGGGCCCTCTGGTTGCGggtccagctcctgcccccCAGTTTGGCAAGGCTGCAGGGGACCGTCACCTcccctccttcctgctgccaTGCGCTCAGGACGTGAACACTCCAGGGACATTGAGCAACCCCTTTAGCACACATACAGAAATCTAGAATACACTGGAAATTCACAGGAACATTGTACCACTGGGTGTCTGGGGACAATGGAGCCTGCTGGTGTCCAGAGATGTGGGTGCCCAGAAACATCCAATGCCCCCACCTCCCCCTGAGCTCAGCAGGgatgtgggcagggacaggaatcGGACTCCATGCTGTGTAactcctgtggcagcagcacagagccattGCTGCCCCCAGGGGATGCTGGACATGGCTTCCCTGCCATTGTCCCGATTCTGGGAGAGCAAAAGCCACAGCCTGGGCACCAGCCAGCATTGCCTGTCCCTGCATGTCCCTGTGGCTTGTGGCAATCAGGGAAAGGGGTTCTGTTTGTGAAAGGCTGTGGGGTACCTGGTTCCTTTTGCAACTcctggtgctggcagctctccctctgtccccctgtgtcccacacaggtgcctgcactgccacacAGCCAttcccctccctttccccaccTGTCCTCGCCACCCCTCCTGTTCCTTTCCTTGTCTCCTGGCATCTCTTTGTGTCCTGCCCTGAGGCCCATTGCTGCACCAAGGATGCGGGTGCTGCTGGCCGTGTGCAGGTGCCAGACTGAGCCTCGGCCACATCAGGGCACCTGGGCCTCTGCGGACCTTCCTGGAACTGCAGGCACATcacagggctctggggacagagggacacaggggatGCTCTGCCCTCCTGCTTCCCCCCACTTCTTCCCAAGTTGCTCATAGTGAGCATGGCAGAATATTTGGGGGTGACAGGGGCACGGCAGACTCCAATGGCTGTCCAGCTCCTCATCCTTGGGACATGAATAATTGCCAGaccctctctgtgcctctggggcCCATTAGAGGGAAGGCTAGCAGTGGGCTCAGGTCTGTGGGGGagagggcaggcagcagcatgggcaCCAGGCTGGGCTAtgaggggacagtggaaggggacagcaggagagctgccaaCACTGTGGGTTGCAAAAGGGAGGAAGGACCCCATGGACTTTCCCAAAATAGAACCAATTCCTCCGATTGCCACATGCATCAAGATAAGAAGGGACAGGAGTCGTGACCATTGACCAGCCATGACCTCTGCTCCAGGATGGGGGTGATGGGTATGAGGGTAGCACCATCTGTGCTCCACTGTGGGCCATTGAAAGCTCAGACCCATGGATTCAGTGCCCCTTGTGTCATTTGGTCCCATCTCTGTTCCCACTGCATGTCCTCAGGACCTGTGCAGGATTCCTTCAGCAGAGCCCTCCCAGTGGGATGTTCCACACCGGTGTCTGCTGCCGTGTTCAGACTGGCAGTCATGGACAGAGCCTGCTCAATGTCCCTGGAGTGTTCACACCCTGAGCACATGGCAGCGAGGAGTGGGGGAGGTGacatccccagcagcacagctgccagtaGCCTGGCCATCCCAGGGTGCATGAGATGGACCCACTCCCACAGgaccccaaaactgaacacTTTGAGGGGGTTGAGATAGGATAGGAAAGGACAGGAGAGAACCCGGGCACCTCTCCTCGTTTTCACCCCTggctcctggcccaggctcCCTGAGGCCATTGCCTGACCTGGCCTGGGGGTCCCACTGCTCCAGCCCCACTCCATGGCTGGTCAATGGCCAGGACTCCTGTCCCTTCTTATCTTGCACTATGTGGCAATTGGAGGAATTGGTTCTAttttgggaaaggccatggggcCCTTCCTCCATTTTGCAACCCTCAGTGttggcagctctcccactgtCCCCTCAAAGCCCAGCCAGGTGCCCATGCTGCCACCTGCCCTCTCCCCTCAGCCCTAAACCCACTgctcctcttctccctttctggctgctccaggcatcccgggctgccctgtgctgcactCAGGTTTGCACACACTGGCAGCCCCATGATTGCAGGACATCTGGGACACCGTGGAGCTTCCTGAAGGTTCAGAGACATCATGGTGTCCCCCAGGATGGCCTCAGGGTGGGACATgtctgccctggggctggagcttcCTGTGGATATCATGATTTGAGCCCCACTGGACACTCAGCCCCACTCAGCTGCTCTGTCATTCCCCCCAAGTGGGATGGGAGAGAGAATTGGTGAGGGTAAATGTGAGAAAAGTCGTGGGCAGAAATGAAGAGAGCtccacaggaaaagcagaagctGCACAAGTAggcaaagcaaaagaaggaattcaTTCAGCCATTCCCAGTGGCACTCAGGTCTTCAGTCacctgcaggagagcagggctccatTGCACATCATGGTGACCTGCCAAGGCGACTGCTGTCACTCTGACTGTGCCCCTCTTCCTTCTTGTCCCAGCTCAATATGCCGAGCATGGTGCCACATTCCCTTCCCTTGGTGCCACAGAGGGATAAGACAGGAGGATGTTCCCAGGGTGAGACACAGAGGCATCTGGGGACACTCGTGGTGGCATGATCTGCACTCtgagctgaggctggggctggggtgcaCTCCCCAGGAGGGTAACAGGTCAGGGACAAGCTTGCCCAAATCTGGGGGTTTGTGGCAGCAGAGACCATAGGATAtcagtgcagctcctgggggccttggtggccctgagcagcctccccagggccccaaaccagggctgggcaccccAGTCCAGCTCAGCCCAAACCCAGCCATGCTGCACCCCcatggtggctgtgctgtgctccagcagcagtcctggtcctcctgctcctggcatcCCTGCAGGCAGTGGCAGCTGCCGAGCTCTCCCCAGTATCTCCCTGCAGGATGTAGGGGATGTGGTGTCCCATGCTTGGGTAATGGGTTCCCATAAGCACAGAGAGGATTTGGAAGCTATTCATGTCCCAAGGATGAGGAGCTGGGGAGAAATGGGAGtctgctgagcccctgtcaccCCCAAACATTCTGCCATGCTCACTATGAGCAGCTTGGGAAGAAGTGGGGGGGAGGAGGATGGCAAAGCatcccctgtgtccctctgtccctagAGCCCTGTGATGTGCTTGTAGCTCCTGGAAGCTCCACAGAGGCCCAGGTGCCCTGATGTGGCCAAGGCTCAGTCTGGCACCTGCACAcggccagcagcacccacaTCCTTGGTGCAGCAATGGGCCCCAGGGCAGGACACAAAGAGATGCCAGGAGACAAGGAAAGGAACAGGAGGGGTGGCGAGGACAggtggggaaagggaggggaaTGGCTgtgtggcagtgcaggcacctgtgtgggacacagggggacagagggagagctgccagcaccaggAGTTGCAAAAGGAACCAGGTAcctcacagcctttccccaaaCAGAACCCCTTTCCCTGATTGCCACAAGCCACAGGGACATGCAGGGACAGGCAATGCTGGCTGGTGCCCAGGCTGTGGCTTTTGCTCTCCCAGACTCGGGACAATGGCAGGGAAGCCATGTCCAGCATCCCCTGGGGGCAGCaatggctctgtgctgctgccacaggagtTACACAGCATGGAGTCCgattcctgtccctgcccacatcCCTGCTGAGCTCAGGGGGAGGTGGGGGCATTGGATGTTTCTGGGCAACCACATCTCTGGACACCAGCAGGCTCCATTGTCCCCAGACATTGTCCCAGTGGGACAATGTTCCAGTGTATGTCCAGTGTGTTCCAGATTTCTGTATGTGTGCTAAAGGGGTTGCTCAATGTCCCTGGAGTGTTCACGTCCTGAGCGCAtggcagcaggaaggaggggCGGTGACGGTCCCCTGCAGCCTTGCCATACTGgggggcaggagctggaccCGCAACCAGAGGGCCCCAGTTCTGATCGTGTTGGGGGATTGAGCTAACACAGGAGAGGATGGGAGAGACCCAGGGCACCTCTCCTCCTTGCTATCCCCCGTAGTTCCTGGCATGGGGAGGCATCAGGACCCCCGGCCAGCTCGGGTGAAGGCCACGGGGAGGCTGGGCCGGGAAAGATTGCACAgagccagggacacagcagggcccagccccGGCTGGGCTGGAGCCAAGCCCGACCCCAAGGGCATCCAGCCCAACCCCGGCTGGCAGGGGAGGACAGCAGGGGAGGGACGTGCCCCAGCACTGCATAAAAAGCCCCTgcggggacagggagcaggtgACACTGTCAgaagagcccagagcagcactgccagagctgTAGCAGAAGGGCCATGGAGCAGTACTTCTCAGCCACCCAGAagatggagcaggaggtgaTGTTCCCCAGCCTGCTCCGAGGGGTCTTCCCGCAGCAGGAgggggcagccccggctgcagagagccgCACGGACCTCTACGAGCGCTACCAGCTGCTCAAGGCCATCAAGCCCATGGTGGAGAAAGGCCTGGCCTCTGTCGGTGACCAGAGCCCCAGCGATGCCGACAGCGACGTGGACACATCCTTGGACAGCAACGAGGCCCAGGATGCCCAGCTCGAGGAGCGCCTGTCCCACCACCTGACTGGCCTGCAGCAGGTCCTCACCCACCTCACCAGGGACACCAACGCCCTGACCCGGAGGTACAGCCAGATCCTGGAGCAGATCAACCTCAGCGAGGGGCAGCCCAGCTGGTGACCCTGTCCTGGCCTCCAGGTAAGACTAGGGGACAAAAGGAGTCAAGGGGCAGCAAGACAATGGGAGGCCTCCCTGTTGGGAGAGGTGCCCgacagtgcagggctggggatgtgCCTGGAAGGGCCTTGAAATGGGGACTGTCCCCTCAGCTGACATTGGATATCCCTCTCCATGCTGGAGGAGGGAACGTGTCCCATTGCTCTGTGCAGAGACTGCAGGGCTTCAGGGTCTGTGGGCTCAGGGCTGATGGTCTGTGTGTCCCCCTGGGATGATCCTTGGAGTTAAGGAATGCTGCTGTTGCAGGACAGGTGCTGGTGTCAGGAAGCACAAGACATCCCCATCGCTGACCACTGCAGGCTCTTCCCAGTCACGCTGGCATTCCCCGCTCCATGGCAGCTGATCGGATCTCCCGGCACTGGCACCGACACCGGAGATGGTTGTGACCACGGCAGAACCAGATGGTGCCTTATCCTCATAGGAAGAAGcatctggctgtgctgggaaggccACTGGAAGAGCTGCAGGCTCGTAGCCTGCTCTTTATTTTCAAAGAGGGGCACGATGTTGGGAGTGTTGTGATGTGGCCCTGACCTCCAACAGTCTCTTGAGATTGCCAAGTCCTTTTCCAGCTGGTACCTGGACTCCAAGGGCATTTCCCCCTTGTaacataataataattttatttctgctaaTAAAAGAATCCCTGGGAAGCCAGTGTTGTCAGTGTGCTGCTTTCACTCATGGAGTGccccagggaggggcagggggacacTGGCTCTGCGGGGTGGGATCAttccagggcagtgctggggaattTTTGAAAGGGACAAAGAATCCCAACGCCATAggattgtttgggttggaagggatcttcagAGATCACCTAGTGCAGTGCCCTGCTGTGTCCTGGGACATCCTGCACTAGACCTGGTAGCTCAGAACTGTGTTGAACCTCAGGGCTCGTGCAAACTGATTCTGCAACCTGTTCTTTTGTGTCTCCAGCCTCAGGCTGAAATGGTTCTTCCTTTTCTTGACAGCAACACCACAAAAGCTGTTACCTGATTTCTGTGCACATAAATGTGTGTATCTgcccagcacccagcccagtCATGCAACAGTgaggggcagcagagctgtagGTCTCAGCACTTCTGGGGAGTAGCCTCCCTCAAGAACCAGATCCATGTGCAGATATCCCAGCTTTGAGATACTTTGGATAGTCTCATCAACTTGGTCTTTGGCAGCTGCATTCCTAGGAAAGCAGCACTTCTGGGTGCTGGTGCAGTGAGCTCCTTCCTTCTCTGTGGCCACAGAGCTGGTGTTTGGTCAACCTGTCCTCAACTCACCGTCCTCCTGGGGACCCCAATCCAAGCCATGGGTCAGGAGGAGGTAGATGTTACCTCATGGATCTTCCTATGTCCACATGTTGTCCCCAGTGCATCCTGCTGACACATCTCCCATGACTCTGGTTGTCCCAAACCCCTCAGAACTGTCCTTGTCCTCCCTTGAACCTGGCCAGGACCCTTCCAGAGAGGGAGCTTCTGGGTctggcctcagctgctccttccagAGCCCCCAGTCCCCTCAGCAGTTCACACAACCACAGCTGGCTGGagaccctgtccctgctgcccacaaTGGGGCAGGACAAGTGGTCTCAGCAGCTGAGAGAAAGTGGCCAGATCAGGAGAGGGGAGATGGGAATCTCCAGTGTATCCCAAAGCTAGGATGTCTGGATATGGAGCTGGGATCTTGAGGGAGGCTACTCCCCAGAAGTGCTGAGACctacagctctgctgcccctcACTGTTGCATGACTGGGCTGGGTGTTGGGCAGATCCACAGTTTTTCTGCACAGAAATCAGGCATCAGCTTTTGTGGTGTTGCTGTCAAGAAAAGGCAGAGCCATTTCAGCCTGAGGTTGGTGACACAAAGGAACAGGTTGCTGAATGAGTGTGCACAGGCCTTGAGGTTCAATACGGTTCTGGGCTACCAGGTCTAGTGCAAGATGTCCCAGCACACAGCAAGGCAATGCACTAGGTGGTCTCTGAATATCCCTTCCTGATGTGTTGCACTAAATAGTTTCCTTAATTGTTTTGCACTCAGGTTTGGTAATTTGCACTGAATAGTTTGTTTGTGTCACatggtttgttctgttttttccctctcccccaaaaaccccctgtGGTGGTGGTCTCTCCCCTGGTTTCTCCTCCCCTCGACCCTCCCATCACTTTTATCCCATTGGCTGTggctcctctcctgcctcccccatTCCCCCGGGTTTAAAATCTCCCACCGGCAGACTCCCTCTTctttccctctgggacacctcCTTCTTTCCCGGATCGCTCCTATCAACAAATAAACTGGCCCTGAGAGAAAAGAGTGCTGCCAGTCTTTTACTTTTCTCCCTGTGAGACTGAGAGGGCCCATGTTTCCAGAGCTAGCCGGATTAGAACCCTCAAAGGCCCCCAGATCATTCTTACAGCTGGCACCTGAACGTGGGCCTTCCTACAAGGTCTGAGATCCCATGCTGCGGCTGGTTATCTACGCGTGTATTTTGTCAGCTTTTGGGACTGTCAGCTGCCTCGGTGTTCTCCGTCACTTTTTGGATGTCGGAAAATCATGAGGGAGGGACTGACAACTCGTTCCAGCCCTGAACGAACCAGTCGCAGGACAGAGGACTTCCTCACAGCACTTCAGCCAACCCAGGTCCCCAGGAAGGGGTGATTTTACCCCGCGACTGATAGTGGAACCCCCAGAGTGACCCCTGTGTGGTGGGGGTTAGTCTCTGGTGCAGGGGAAGGGTGCAGCCCTCTGTGGAGGGGCTCGTGTTTGCGGGCAGTTTTGTGGATCCACACGGCGCGGGTTGCTGCGGTCCGAGCGGCAAGGTGGCCCCAGGCTGCAAGCAGTGCCAATGGAGTGGCTTCGAGCTGCGCGGTAGCAGCGGAGCAGCCCGGGCCGCGCCCGGCAGCAGCGCATGTCCCTGAGCAACTCCGGCTGTGGCGGTTTCTGTGGGGTGGCACGGCAGTGGCACAGGTGGCAGCGGAGAAGCCGCAGATCATGTTTTTGCCGTAAGCAGACGGGTGCAGGAGCCGGCGTGGGGCGAGCGGCGGGTGACCAGAGTGGGTGGCACCGATCCCCAGGCTAGCCCGGCGTGGTGGCCACAGGGCATGGCGGAGCCAGCAGCTGGCGGTGGCCATTTTAAAATCTGTGCAGTTTTGCACACACGCGGTTTCGCTTCTTGCCTCAGAGTTGAACGTGGGGAAACTGCGGAAACTTGCCTAGGGCTGTGGACATTGTTGCACTTTCGATTTCTGTT includes:
- the LOC135295553 gene encoding thyroid hormone-inducible hepatic protein-like; this translates as MEQYFSATQKMEQEVMFPSLLRGVFPQQEGAAPAAESRTDLYERYQLLKAIKPMVEKGLASVGDQSPSDADSDVDTSLDSNEAQDAQLEERLSHHLTGLQQVLTHLTRDTNALTRRYSQILEQINLSEGQPSW